A single window of Actinoallomurus bryophytorum DNA harbors:
- a CDS encoding DinB family protein: MAEIPEDSYAQPWGADPRSSPPLVGDEREILTGFLDWHRQTFALKCAGVSAGRLSEKGIPPSGLSLHGLLRHLTGVERWWFRVQFAGEELPLLYYSDDDPNQDFDALDGDVTEAFALWQSECERAREIVARAGSLDETGTRQRTGEPFSLRWALVQMIAEYARHNGHADLLRERIDGATGY; encoded by the coding sequence ATGGCCGAGATTCCTGAGGACAGCTATGCGCAACCGTGGGGTGCCGATCCTCGCAGCTCGCCTCCGCTCGTCGGCGACGAGCGTGAGATCCTCACCGGGTTCCTTGACTGGCACCGGCAGACGTTCGCGCTCAAGTGTGCCGGGGTCTCCGCCGGGCGGCTGTCCGAAAAGGGCATCCCGCCGTCCGGGCTCAGCCTGCACGGACTACTGCGCCATCTCACCGGGGTCGAGCGATGGTGGTTCAGGGTCCAGTTCGCCGGCGAGGAGCTGCCGTTGCTCTACTACTCCGACGACGATCCCAACCAGGACTTCGACGCTCTGGACGGCGACGTCACCGAGGCGTTCGCGCTCTGGCAGAGCGAGTGCGAGCGCGCCCGGGAGATCGTCGCGCGGGCCGGTTCCCTCGATGAGACCGGCACCCGGCAACGGACCGGCGAGCCGTTCTCACTGCGCTGGGCACTCGTGCAGATGATCGCCGAGTACGCCCGCCACAACGGCCATGCCGACCTCCTACGCGAGCGGATCGACGGTGCCACGGGATACTGA
- a CDS encoding gluconeogenesis factor YvcK family protein encodes MASPSVVALGGGHGLYASLSALRRVTDRLTAIVTVADDGGSSGRLRRELGVLPPGDLRMALAALCGDDEWGSTWSEVVQHRFLSQGELHGHAVGNLLIVALWELLDDPVVGLDWMGRLLRAEGRVLPMASVPLDIVAEVQGADPAAPNAISKVRGQVACAKTPGQVLSVSLIPEDPPASPEALRAVEEADWIVFGPGSWFTSVLPHLKVPELAGALLRTKAKRLVALNLAPQPGETDDFSPQTHLEVLRAHAPELKVDVVLADRNLVDEPDVLEKAVRTLGGRLALADVAAEDGSPRHDPARLAQAFAQIFASGHVTRRDSARLP; translated from the coding sequence GTGGCTTCCCCCAGCGTCGTCGCCCTCGGCGGCGGGCACGGGCTGTACGCCTCACTGTCCGCGCTCCGTCGCGTGACCGACCGGCTCACCGCCATCGTTACCGTCGCCGACGACGGAGGTTCGAGCGGGCGGCTGCGCCGCGAGCTCGGCGTCCTGCCACCGGGAGACCTGAGGATGGCGCTCGCCGCGCTGTGCGGTGACGACGAGTGGGGGAGCACCTGGAGCGAGGTCGTCCAGCACCGCTTCCTCAGCCAGGGCGAGCTACACGGGCACGCGGTCGGCAACCTGCTGATCGTGGCCCTCTGGGAGCTGCTCGATGACCCCGTCGTGGGGCTGGACTGGATGGGCCGGCTGCTGCGCGCCGAGGGGCGGGTGCTGCCGATGGCCTCGGTACCCCTCGACATCGTCGCGGAGGTACAGGGCGCCGACCCGGCGGCGCCGAACGCGATCTCCAAGGTGCGGGGCCAGGTGGCCTGCGCGAAGACGCCCGGTCAGGTGCTCAGCGTCTCGCTGATCCCCGAGGACCCGCCGGCGAGCCCGGAGGCGCTGCGCGCCGTCGAGGAGGCCGACTGGATCGTCTTCGGTCCCGGCTCGTGGTTCACCAGTGTGCTCCCGCACCTGAAGGTCCCCGAGCTGGCCGGGGCGCTGCTGCGTACGAAGGCCAAGCGGCTAGTCGCGCTCAACCTCGCGCCGCAGCCGGGGGAGACCGACGACTTCTCGCCGCAGACGCATCTTGAGGTCCTGCGGGCTCACGCGCCCGAACTGAAAGTCGATGTCGTGCTCGCCGACCGGAATCTCGTCGATGAGCCCGATGTTCTGGAGAAGGCGGTTCGTACCCTCGGAGGCAGGCTGGCCCTGGCCGACGTGGCCGCGGAAGATGGATCTCCACGGCATGATCCGGCACGGTTGGCCCAAGCGTTCGCACAGATCTTCGCCAGCGGCCACGTGACGCGGCGGGATTCGGCGAGACTGCCCTGA
- a CDS encoding Rieske (2Fe-2S) protein, whose protein sequence is MPFDPSKPEPESSRRGMLLGVGLVGLAGTLSACGGSKDDSSADSSGSGDKSSGGTLGKASDVPVGGGKIYKSEKVVVTQPKQGEFKAFSAVCTHRGCTVDSISGGKIHCPCHGSAYNVADGSVANGPASKPLPPKSVAVQNGELKLS, encoded by the coding sequence ATGCCGTTCGACCCGTCCAAGCCCGAACCGGAGTCCAGCCGCAGGGGGATGCTGCTCGGAGTGGGCCTAGTCGGTCTCGCCGGCACGTTGAGCGCCTGCGGCGGCTCGAAGGACGACTCGTCGGCTGATTCCTCGGGGAGCGGCGACAAGAGCAGCGGCGGGACCCTGGGCAAGGCAAGTGACGTCCCCGTCGGCGGCGGGAAGATCTACAAGTCCGAGAAGGTCGTCGTCACGCAGCCGAAGCAGGGCGAGTTCAAGGCCTTCAGCGCCGTCTGCACCCACCGCGGCTGCACCGTGGACTCCATCTCGGGCGGAAAGATCCACTGCCCGTGCCACGGCAGCGCCTACAACGTGGCCGACGGCTCGGTCGCCAACGGCCCCGCCTCCAAGCCCCTGCCGCCCAAGTCCGTCGCCGTCCAGAACGGCGAACTCAAACTCAGCTGA
- the uvrC gene encoding excinuclease ABC subunit UvrC encodes MADPASYRPAPGTIPESPGVYRYRDANGRVIYVGKAKNLRARLNSYFTDFAGLHPRTQTMLQTAAGVEWTVVGTEVEALQLEYSWIKEYDPRFNVKYRDDKSYPYLAVTMNEDVPRVQVMRGAKKKGVRYFGPYSHAWAIRETVDLLLRVFPVRTCSAGVFRRQQQMGRPCLLGDIGKCSAPCVGRISEDGHRDVAADFCDFMAGDTARFIRALERDMRSAAKEQEYERAARLRDDIRALQRALEKQSVVLGDTTDCDVIALADDQLEAAVQVFYVRGGRIRGQRGWVVDKVEDVTAGELVEQFVLQMYGDMAGDTVPREILVPTLPPEQDAVVELLTEHRGGRVDLRVPRRGDKKTLMETVERNAKEAFKQHKTRRAADLTSRSKGLQEIQDALELDQAPLRIECYDVSNLQGTHVVASMVVFEDGLPRKSEYRRFSIKTVEGQDDVRSINEVITRRFRRYLEETEKTGELDVLGEREEGGPIDPETGRPRRFAYPPNLVVVDGGAPQVAAAQRALDELGIDDVSLCGIAKRLEEVWMPGEEDPVILPRNSEGMYLLQRARDEAHDFAIRFHRNKRSKGMIVSELDAVPGLGPSRRTALIKHFGSVKLLKEAGPDEIAEVPGIGRRTAETIVAALHAQDGGTGRE; translated from the coding sequence GTGGCAGATCCGGCGTCGTACCGGCCCGCCCCAGGTACCATCCCCGAATCGCCCGGGGTGTACCGATACCGTGACGCGAACGGCAGGGTCATCTACGTAGGCAAGGCGAAAAACCTGCGTGCCCGGCTTAATTCCTACTTCACCGATTTCGCCGGGCTGCATCCGCGTACGCAGACGATGTTGCAGACCGCGGCGGGTGTCGAGTGGACGGTGGTCGGCACCGAGGTCGAGGCGCTGCAGCTCGAATACTCGTGGATCAAGGAGTACGACCCGCGGTTCAACGTCAAGTACCGCGACGACAAGTCCTACCCCTACCTCGCCGTGACGATGAACGAAGACGTCCCGCGGGTGCAGGTGATGCGCGGCGCCAAGAAGAAGGGCGTGCGCTACTTCGGCCCCTACTCCCACGCGTGGGCGATCCGGGAGACCGTCGACCTGCTGCTGCGGGTCTTTCCCGTGCGTACGTGCTCCGCCGGGGTGTTCCGGCGGCAGCAGCAGATGGGCCGGCCCTGCCTGCTCGGCGACATCGGCAAGTGCTCGGCGCCCTGTGTCGGCCGGATCAGCGAGGACGGGCACCGCGACGTCGCCGCGGACTTCTGCGACTTCATGGCCGGCGACACCGCGCGTTTCATCAGGGCGCTGGAAAGGGACATGCGCTCGGCCGCCAAGGAGCAGGAGTACGAACGCGCCGCACGGCTGCGCGACGACATCCGGGCCCTGCAGCGCGCCCTGGAAAAGCAGTCCGTCGTGCTCGGCGACACGACCGACTGCGACGTGATCGCCCTGGCCGACGACCAGCTCGAGGCCGCCGTCCAGGTGTTCTACGTACGCGGGGGGCGCATCCGCGGGCAGCGCGGATGGGTCGTCGACAAGGTCGAGGACGTCACCGCCGGCGAGCTCGTCGAGCAGTTCGTCCTCCAGATGTACGGCGACATGGCGGGCGACACGGTGCCCCGCGAGATCCTCGTGCCGACACTGCCGCCCGAGCAGGACGCGGTGGTGGAGCTGCTCACCGAGCATCGTGGTGGCCGGGTGGACCTGCGGGTGCCCCGTCGTGGTGACAAGAAGACGCTGATGGAGACGGTCGAGCGCAACGCCAAGGAGGCGTTCAAGCAGCACAAGACGCGCCGCGCCGCCGACCTGACCAGCCGCAGCAAGGGCCTGCAGGAGATCCAGGACGCCCTCGAACTCGACCAGGCGCCGCTGCGCATCGAGTGCTACGACGTCTCCAACCTCCAGGGCACCCATGTCGTGGCGTCGATGGTCGTCTTCGAGGACGGTCTGCCGCGCAAGAGCGAATACCGCAGGTTCTCCATCAAGACCGTCGAGGGCCAGGACGACGTACGGTCCATCAACGAGGTGATCACCCGGCGGTTCCGCCGCTACCTCGAGGAGACGGAGAAGACCGGCGAGCTGGACGTCCTCGGCGAACGCGAGGAGGGCGGCCCGATCGACCCGGAGACCGGCCGTCCGCGCAGGTTCGCGTACCCGCCCAACCTCGTCGTGGTCGACGGCGGCGCGCCGCAGGTGGCGGCCGCTCAGCGTGCCCTCGACGAGCTCGGCATCGACGACGTCAGCCTGTGCGGCATCGCCAAGCGGCTGGAGGAGGTCTGGATGCCCGGCGAGGAGGATCCCGTCATCCTGCCGCGCAACAGCGAGGGCATGTACCTCCTGCAACGGGCGCGCGACGAGGCGCACGACTTCGCCATCAGGTTCCACCGCAACAAGCGTTCCAAAGGCATGATCGTCAGCGAGCTCGATGCCGTGCCGGGGCTGGGGCCGAGCCGGCGCACCGCGCTGATCAAGCATTTCGGGTCGGTGAAGCTGCTCAAGGAGGCCGGACCGGACGAGATCGCCGAGGTTCCGGGCATCGGACGGCGCACCGCTGAGACCATTGTCGCGGCACTGCACGCGCAGGACGGGGGAACAGGACGTGAGTGA
- a CDS encoding TerC/Alx family metal homeostasis membrane protein has translation MNVTLLGWSLTLVGILAVILLDLWIVDRGQPRDFSLRQAGAWVAFYVALAAVFGVCLLLVAGGQYSAQFFAGYLTEYSLSIDNLFIFYVIMARFAVPRPNQHKVLLVGILIALFMRGVFIIVGGAALARFEWLFYLFGLFLIWTALGLLRGGDDDEFKENVLLRWVQRVMPATGEYYRDRLTVRVDGRRLVTPMLIVMVAIGSTDLLFALDSIPAIFGLTKQSYLVFTANAFALMGLRQLYFLLGGLLERLVYLNKGLSVILAFIGVKLILDAMHTTGFEWAPQVPIWLSLAVIGVTMLVTTVTSLLKARRDAAKAAEPVPTGVGDAERTPR, from the coding sequence GTGAATGTCACACTCTTGGGCTGGTCCCTCACCCTGGTCGGAATCCTCGCCGTCATCCTCCTGGATCTGTGGATCGTCGACCGTGGTCAGCCCAGAGACTTCTCACTCCGCCAGGCCGGCGCATGGGTCGCGTTCTACGTCGCGCTCGCGGCGGTGTTCGGCGTCTGCCTGCTGCTGGTGGCCGGCGGCCAGTACTCCGCGCAGTTCTTCGCGGGCTACCTGACCGAGTACAGCCTCAGCATCGACAACCTCTTCATCTTCTACGTGATCATGGCGCGGTTCGCGGTGCCACGCCCGAACCAGCACAAGGTGCTCCTCGTCGGCATCTTGATCGCACTGTTCATGCGAGGCGTCTTCATCATCGTCGGCGGCGCCGCGCTGGCCCGCTTCGAGTGGCTGTTCTACCTCTTCGGACTCTTCCTCATCTGGACCGCACTCGGCCTGCTGCGGGGCGGCGACGACGACGAGTTCAAGGAGAACGTCCTGCTGCGGTGGGTGCAACGTGTCATGCCGGCCACCGGGGAGTACTACCGTGACCGGCTGACGGTGCGCGTGGACGGCCGCCGCCTGGTCACGCCCATGCTCATCGTCATGGTCGCGATCGGGTCCACGGACCTGCTGTTCGCGCTCGACTCCATCCCGGCCATCTTCGGCCTGACCAAGCAGTCCTACCTGGTCTTCACGGCCAACGCCTTCGCCCTGATGGGCCTCCGCCAGCTCTACTTCCTGCTGGGCGGGCTGCTCGAGCGACTGGTCTACCTGAACAAGGGACTGTCGGTCATCCTCGCCTTCATCGGCGTCAAGCTCATCCTGGACGCGATGCACACGACCGGGTTCGAGTGGGCGCCGCAGGTGCCGATCTGGCTGTCCCTCGCCGTGATCGGGGTGACGATGCTGGTGACGACCGTGACGAGCCTGCTGAAGGCCCGGCGCGATGCCGCGAAGGCGGCCGAGCCGGTGCCTACCGGAGTCGGGGACGCAGAGCGAACGCCACGTTGA
- the uvrA gene encoding excinuclease ABC subunit UvrA: MADRLIVRGAREHNLKDVSLDLPRDALIVFTGLSGSGKSSLAFDTIFAEGQRRYVESLSAYARQFLGQMDKPDVDFIEGLSPAVSIDQKSTSKNPRSTVGTITEVYDYLRLLWARIGHPHCPVCGRTIHKQTPSQIVDRLMEFEEGTRFQVLAPVVRGRKGEYGELFREMQTKGFSRARVDGAVVRLDEAPKLKKYEKHDIEIVVDRLSVKDGSRRRLADSVETALGLTGGTIILDFIDLPEDDEQRERMYSEHLYCPYDDLSFDELEPRSFSFNSPYGACPDCTGLGTRMEVDPELIVPDVEKTLGEGAISPWSGGHVSDYFLRLLGALGEAMGFDLDTPWEKLPAAARKAVLKGHDTQVHVSYRNRYGRLRSYYTTYEGVIPYVQRRHSEAESDSSRERFEGYMREIPCPSCAGRRLKPVVLGVTVNERSIADVAAMPIGECAKFLLAMELNDREKHIAERVLKEINARLGFLLDVGLDYLTLDRASATLAGGEAQRIRLATQIGSGLVGVLYVLDEPSIGLHQRDNHRLLETLIRLRDIGNTLIVVEHDEDTIRAADWVVDIGPGAGEHGGQVVVTGTVEDLLTSETSMTGAYLSGRREIPVPEGRRKRQRGRELVVKGAHEHNLHDVDVAFPLGVFTAVTGVSGSGKSTLVNDILYMALAKQLHGARTVPGRHKRINGLDQVDKVVHVDQSPIGRTPRSNPATYTGVFDHVRKLFAATAEAKVRGYQPGRFSFNVKGGRCEACSGDGTIKIEMQFLPDVYVPCEVCHGARYNRETLDVHYKGKTISEVLDMPIEEGLDFFEAIPAIRRHLQTLNDVGLGYVRLGQPAPTLSGGEAQRVKLASELQRRSTGRTIYVLDEPTTGLHFEDIRKLLGVLGRLVDGGNTVIVIEHNLDVIKTADWIIDMGPEGGSRGGTVVATGTPEQVAKVEESHTGQFLAKVLK, encoded by the coding sequence GTGGCTGACCGTCTCATCGTGCGCGGAGCACGTGAACACAATCTCAAGGACGTCTCGCTCGATCTGCCGCGCGACGCCTTGATCGTCTTTACCGGCCTGTCCGGTTCCGGTAAGTCCAGCCTCGCTTTCGACACGATCTTCGCCGAGGGCCAGCGCCGTTATGTCGAGTCCCTGTCCGCGTACGCGAGGCAGTTCCTCGGCCAGATGGACAAGCCGGACGTCGACTTCATCGAGGGCCTGTCGCCCGCGGTCTCGATCGACCAGAAGTCCACGTCGAAGAACCCGCGTTCGACCGTCGGCACCATCACCGAGGTCTACGACTACCTGCGCCTGCTATGGGCGCGCATCGGCCATCCGCACTGCCCGGTCTGTGGCCGCACGATCCACAAGCAGACCCCGAGCCAGATCGTCGACCGGCTGATGGAGTTCGAGGAGGGCACCCGTTTCCAGGTGCTCGCCCCGGTCGTACGCGGGCGCAAGGGCGAATACGGCGAGCTGTTCCGCGAGATGCAGACCAAGGGCTTCTCGCGGGCCCGTGTCGATGGCGCCGTCGTGCGTCTCGACGAGGCGCCGAAGCTTAAAAAGTACGAAAAGCACGACATTGAGATCGTCGTCGACCGGCTGAGCGTCAAGGACGGCTCGCGGCGCCGCCTGGCCGACTCGGTGGAGACCGCGCTGGGGCTGACCGGCGGCACGATCATCCTCGACTTCATCGACCTGCCCGAGGACGACGAGCAGCGCGAGCGGATGTATTCGGAGCATCTCTACTGCCCCTACGACGACCTGTCGTTCGACGAGCTGGAGCCGCGCTCGTTCTCGTTCAACTCTCCGTACGGCGCCTGCCCCGACTGCACCGGCCTGGGCACCCGCATGGAGGTCGACCCCGAGCTGATCGTGCCCGACGTCGAAAAGACCCTGGGCGAGGGCGCCATCTCGCCGTGGTCCGGCGGGCACGTGAGCGACTACTTCCTGCGGCTGCTCGGCGCGCTCGGCGAGGCGATGGGCTTCGACCTGGACACGCCATGGGAAAAGCTCCCGGCCGCGGCGCGCAAGGCCGTGCTCAAGGGCCATGACACGCAGGTCCACGTGAGCTACCGCAACCGCTACGGACGGCTGCGGTCCTACTACACGACCTACGAAGGCGTGATCCCCTACGTCCAGCGGCGCCACTCCGAGGCCGAGAGCGACTCCAGCCGCGAGCGGTTCGAGGGCTACATGCGGGAGATCCCGTGCCCCTCGTGCGCGGGCCGGCGCCTCAAGCCGGTCGTGCTGGGCGTCACGGTCAACGAACGCTCCATCGCGGACGTGGCCGCCATGCCGATCGGTGAGTGCGCCAAGTTCCTGCTGGCGATGGAGCTGAACGACCGTGAGAAGCACATCGCCGAGCGGGTGCTGAAGGAGATCAACGCCCGGCTGGGCTTCCTGCTCGACGTCGGCCTCGACTACCTGACCCTCGACCGCGCGTCGGCCACGCTCGCCGGCGGCGAGGCGCAGCGCATCCGGCTGGCCACCCAGATCGGCTCCGGTCTGGTCGGCGTGCTGTACGTCCTGGACGAGCCGTCGATCGGGCTGCACCAGCGCGACAACCACCGGCTGCTGGAGACCCTGATCAGGCTCCGCGACATCGGCAACACACTGATCGTCGTCGAGCACGACGAGGACACGATCCGCGCGGCGGACTGGGTCGTCGACATCGGCCCGGGCGCGGGGGAGCACGGCGGCCAGGTCGTCGTGACGGGCACCGTCGAGGACCTGCTCACCTCGGAGACCTCGATGACGGGCGCCTACCTTTCGGGCCGCCGCGAGATCCCGGTCCCCGAAGGCCGCCGCAAGCGCCAGCGCGGGCGCGAGCTGGTCGTCAAGGGCGCACACGAGCACAACCTGCACGACGTCGACGTCGCCTTCCCGCTCGGGGTGTTCACCGCGGTCACCGGGGTTTCGGGGTCCGGCAAGTCGACGCTGGTCAACGACATCCTCTACATGGCGCTCGCCAAGCAGCTGCACGGCGCGCGTACGGTCCCGGGCCGGCACAAGCGCATCAACGGCCTCGACCAGGTCGACAAGGTCGTGCACGTCGACCAGTCACCGATCGGCCGCACCCCGCGGTCCAACCCGGCCACCTACACAGGCGTCTTCGACCACGTGCGCAAGCTGTTCGCGGCCACGGCCGAGGCGAAGGTGCGCGGCTACCAGCCCGGACGGTTCTCCTTCAACGTCAAGGGTGGCCGCTGCGAGGCCTGCTCGGGCGACGGCACGATCAAGATCGAGATGCAGTTCCTGCCGGACGTCTATGTCCCCTGCGAGGTCTGCCACGGGGCCCGCTACAACCGGGAGACCCTGGACGTCCACTACAAGGGCAAGACCATCTCCGAGGTTCTGGACATGCCGATCGAGGAGGGGCTCGACTTCTTCGAGGCGATCCCCGCGATCCGGCGCCACCTGCAGACGCTCAACGACGTCGGTCTGGGCTACGTACGTCTCGGACAGCCGGCCCCGACACTGTCCGGCGGCGAGGCTCAGCGGGTGAAACTCGCCTCTGAGCTGCAGCGACGTTCGACCGGGCGTACCATCTACGTACTCGACGAGCCCACAACCGGCCTGCACTTCGAGGACATCCGCAAGCTCCTGGGCGTCCTGGGCCGTCTCGTCGACGGGGGCAACACCGTCATCGTCATCGAGCACAACCTTGACGTCATCAAGACGGCCGACTGGATCATCGACATGGGTCCCGAAGGTGGCTCGCGGGGTGGCACGGTCGTCGCCACCGGCACGCCCGAGCAGGTCGCGAAGGTCGAGGAGAGCCACACCGGCCAGTTCCTCGCCAAGGTCCTCAAGTGA
- a CDS encoding MarR family winged helix-turn-helix transcriptional regulator, which produces MTNQVPEAEGLTNVELAARLRMTLGRLNRRVRQHGPQTLSSSQASTLASVDALGPVRLGDLAAHEGVTAPTQSRLVASLEHQGMLRRMPDSDDRRATLLAITAQGRRQLEQLRGERSAFLVGQLGTLSPEQRAALVGALGALEALAESPSD; this is translated from the coding sequence GTGACCAACCAGGTGCCCGAGGCCGAGGGCCTGACGAACGTTGAGCTGGCCGCCCGCCTGCGAATGACCCTGGGGCGGCTCAACCGCCGCGTCCGCCAGCACGGTCCGCAGACCCTGTCCTCCAGCCAGGCCTCGACACTGGCCAGCGTCGACGCGCTGGGCCCGGTACGCCTCGGCGACCTCGCCGCGCACGAAGGTGTCACCGCTCCGACACAGAGCCGCCTGGTCGCCTCGCTGGAGCATCAGGGGATGCTGCGGCGCATGCCGGACTCCGACGACCGGCGCGCCACGCTGCTCGCCATCACCGCGCAGGGCCGCCGCCAGCTCGAGCAGTTGCGCGGCGAGCGCTCGGCGTTCCTCGTCGGACAGCTGGGCACGCTGTCGCCCGAGCAGCGTGCGGCGCTGGTGGGCGCGCTCGGCGCCCTCGAGGCCCTCGCCGAGAGCCCCAGCGACTAG
- a CDS encoding MBL fold metallo-hydrolase — translation MRDDLPICRTCGVQYGAARTGCPICEDERQYVGWDGQRWTTLAELRDAGHQGRIEEEGPGIVGIGATPPTAIGQRALLVRAPSGNVLWDAITYIDDDLVARVRELGGISAVAISHPHFYGSMIEWAHAFDAPVYIHEADREWVARPDDSVVFWTGETHVIGDGLTLVNAGVHFAGGQVLHWRDGEEGRGALLSGDILTVVQDRRYVSFMYSYPNHIPERPRVIRRALRLLEPYPFERVYGAWWRRIVAADGIEAVRRSAERYLERALDDAPE, via the coding sequence ATGCGCGATGATCTTCCCATCTGCCGGACCTGTGGCGTTCAGTACGGTGCGGCGCGTACCGGCTGCCCCATCTGTGAGGACGAGCGCCAGTACGTCGGCTGGGACGGTCAGCGGTGGACGACGCTCGCCGAGCTGCGCGACGCCGGGCACCAGGGCCGGATCGAGGAGGAGGGGCCGGGGATCGTCGGGATCGGCGCCACGCCGCCGACCGCGATCGGGCAGCGTGCCCTGCTCGTACGCGCGCCCTCGGGCAACGTCCTGTGGGACGCGATCACCTACATCGACGACGACCTGGTCGCCCGGGTACGTGAGCTCGGCGGGATCTCGGCGGTCGCGATCAGTCATCCGCATTTCTACGGCTCGATGATCGAGTGGGCACACGCGTTCGACGCCCCCGTCTACATCCACGAGGCCGACCGTGAGTGGGTGGCGCGGCCCGACGACTCCGTCGTCTTCTGGACGGGCGAGACCCACGTGATCGGCGACGGGCTGACTCTCGTCAACGCGGGGGTGCACTTCGCCGGCGGGCAGGTCCTGCACTGGCGTGACGGCGAGGAGGGCCGTGGGGCGCTGCTGTCGGGCGACATTCTGACGGTCGTCCAGGATCGGCGTTATGTCAGCTTCATGTACAGCTACCCGAACCACATTCCCGAGCGCCCCCGGGTGATCCGCCGGGCGCTGCGGCTGCTGGAGCCGTACCCGTTCGAGCGCGTGTACGGCGCGTGGTGGCGGCGGATCGTGGCCGCGGACGGCATCGAGGCCGTACGCCGGTCGGCGGAGCGTTACCTGGAGCGCGCGCTGGACGACGCGCCCGAGTAG
- the rapZ gene encoding RNase adapter RapZ, with product MNTTSGSLAGTPQVPDIVIITGMSGAGRSTAAKSLEDLDWFVVDNLPPGLLATMADLAERGQGAVPRIAVVVDVRSRAFTTDLQSAFDELEARGAHPRVVFLEASGDVLVRRFESVRRPHPLQADGRIVDGIARERELLREVRAEADLVIDTSSLNVHELRAKIVGFFGGEGNESSLRATVVSFGYKYGLPVDADLVVDCRFLPNPHWIPELRPHTGRDADVRDYVLSRPGAKEFLDAYSEVLRLLVEGYEREGKHYVTLAVGCTGGKHRSVAMAEQIGGRLRDEGLDLQVVHRDLGRE from the coding sequence GTGAACACCACGAGCGGCAGCCTCGCAGGCACCCCTCAGGTGCCCGACATCGTCATCATCACCGGCATGTCCGGTGCCGGCCGCAGCACGGCCGCCAAGTCGCTGGAGGACCTCGACTGGTTCGTGGTCGACAACCTGCCACCCGGCCTGCTCGCCACGATGGCCGACCTCGCCGAGCGCGGGCAGGGCGCGGTGCCCCGCATCGCCGTCGTCGTCGACGTGCGCAGCCGGGCGTTCACCACCGACCTGCAGTCCGCGTTCGACGAGCTGGAGGCGCGCGGCGCACACCCGCGGGTGGTGTTCCTGGAGGCATCCGGCGACGTACTGGTCCGCCGGTTCGAGAGCGTACGACGGCCGCACCCCCTCCAGGCCGACGGCCGGATCGTCGACGGCATCGCGCGCGAGCGAGAGCTGCTGCGCGAGGTACGCGCCGAGGCGGACCTGGTCATCGATACCAGCTCGCTCAACGTCCACGAGCTGCGTGCCAAGATCGTCGGGTTCTTCGGCGGTGAGGGCAACGAGTCCAGCCTGCGCGCGACGGTCGTCTCGTTCGGCTACAAGTACGGGTTGCCGGTCGACGCCGACCTCGTGGTCGACTGCCGCTTCCTGCCCAACCCGCACTGGATCCCCGAGCTGCGCCCGCACACCGGGCGTGACGCCGACGTGCGTGACTACGTCCTGTCCCGGCCGGGCGCCAAGGAGTTCCTCGACGCCTACTCCGAGGTGCTGCGCCTGCTCGTGGAGGGCTACGAACGCGAGGGCAAGCACTACGTCACGCTCGCCGTCGGATGTACGGGTGGCAAGCACCGCAGTGTCGCGATGGCCGAGCAGATCGGCGGCCGGCTCCGCGACGAAGGTCTGGACCTCCAGGTCGTCCATCGGGATCTCGGACGGGAATAA
- a CDS encoding MBL fold metallo-hydrolase, producing the protein MSYTGDVEVGGAPDVRELPGLTITKLAVGPYDNNAYLLRCTATGEQVLIDAASEPERLSALIGDGPLSRVVTTHRHQDHWGALTSVIDATHARLVAHPDDAEALPLPVTEPAEQGGTVQVGRSTLSVIHLRGHTPGSIALRYDDGDTPHLFTGDSLFPGGPGNTWGDAKLFTQLMNDLEERVFGTLPDDTWVYPGHGKDTTLGKERPHLPEWRERGW; encoded by the coding sequence GTGAGCTACACAGGCGACGTCGAGGTCGGTGGCGCACCCGACGTACGAGAACTCCCCGGCCTGACGATCACGAAGCTTGCCGTGGGACCGTACGACAACAACGCCTACCTGCTCCGCTGTACGGCGACGGGCGAGCAGGTCCTCATCGACGCGGCGAGCGAGCCCGAGCGCCTGTCCGCGCTCATCGGCGACGGCCCGCTCTCCCGCGTCGTCACCACGCACCGCCACCAGGACCACTGGGGCGCCCTCACCTCCGTGATCGACGCCACGCACGCACGGCTCGTCGCGCATCCGGACGACGCCGAGGCCCTGCCGCTGCCGGTGACCGAGCCGGCCGAGCAGGGCGGCACCGTCCAGGTCGGCCGCAGCACACTGTCCGTCATCCATCTGCGCGGACACACACCCGGCTCGATCGCGCTGCGCTACGACGACGGTGACACGCCGCACCTGTTCACCGGCGACAGCCTGTTCCCGGGCGGTCCCGGCAACACCTGGGGCGACGCGAAGCTGTTCACCCAGCTCATGAACGATCTCGAGGAGCGCGTCTTCGGGACGCTTCCGGACGACACATGGGTGTATCCCGGTCACGGCAAGGACACCACGCTCGGCAAGGAGCGCCCCCATCTTCCGGAGTGGCGCGAACGCGGTTGGTGA